In Stenotrophomonas sp. ASS1, the following proteins share a genomic window:
- the phoR gene encoding phosphate regulon sensor histidine kinase PhoR, translated as MPRHIRSAWLKTLATVAAVLLFAGLVGWFTGHLWLCIALGALATLAWHYWRLRSVLRRLTARQRWDTAEEGTGVWNELDRLLYRNQVEMRVRKRRLLDMLRSYRAAAAALPDAVVVLDRNSQRVQWFNEAATALLGLHHPGDLGEALVERLQPMPLAHWLAGGRNAEPILDVPSPVDPAIRLNLRLIPYSSDYWLLIARDVSKLLRLEQVRRDFVANVSHELRTPLTVVHGYLDMMDPEDFPGTGPMLEEMRKQSQRMAQLVEDLLTLSRLESQEHSEEETVAMQPMLATLRREAEAHSQGRHQISIDDLAGVDLQGSTKELHSAFSNLVTNAVRYTPAGGRIAVEFRREGDGAVLAVRDSGYGIPATHLPRLTERFYRVSSSRSRESGGTGLGLSIVKHILGLHHARLEIESEVGKGSVFSCHFDADHVRPRESAPLTSIEE; from the coding sequence ATGCCCCGCCACATCCGCTCTGCCTGGTTGAAGACCCTGGCCACCGTTGCCGCGGTACTGCTGTTCGCCGGACTGGTGGGGTGGTTCACGGGCCATCTGTGGTTGTGCATCGCGTTGGGCGCGCTGGCCACGCTGGCATGGCATTACTGGCGACTGCGCAGCGTGCTGCGGCGCCTGACCGCGCGCCAGCGCTGGGATACCGCCGAAGAAGGCACCGGCGTCTGGAACGAGCTGGACCGCCTGCTGTACCGCAACCAGGTGGAAATGCGCGTGCGCAAGCGCCGCCTGCTGGACATGCTGCGCAGCTATCGCGCTGCGGCCGCCGCACTTCCCGATGCGGTGGTGGTGCTGGACCGCAACAGCCAGCGCGTGCAGTGGTTCAACGAAGCGGCCACCGCCCTGCTTGGCCTGCATCATCCGGGCGACCTCGGCGAGGCGCTGGTCGAACGCCTGCAGCCGATGCCGCTGGCGCACTGGCTGGCCGGCGGCCGCAACGCCGAGCCGATCCTGGACGTGCCCTCACCCGTCGATCCTGCGATCCGCCTGAACCTGCGACTGATTCCGTATTCTTCGGACTACTGGCTGCTGATCGCCCGCGACGTCAGCAAGCTGCTGCGCCTGGAACAGGTGCGCCGCGACTTCGTCGCCAACGTTTCACACGAACTGCGCACGCCGCTCACCGTGGTCCACGGTTACCTGGACATGATGGACCCGGAGGATTTCCCGGGCACCGGTCCGATGCTGGAAGAAATGCGCAAGCAGAGCCAGCGCATGGCCCAGCTGGTGGAAGACCTGCTGACGCTGTCGCGCCTCGAATCGCAGGAACACAGCGAGGAAGAGACCGTGGCCATGCAGCCGATGCTGGCGACGCTGCGCCGCGAGGCCGAGGCGCACAGCCAGGGCCGCCACCAGATCAGCATCGACGACCTCGCCGGTGTCGACCTGCAGGGTTCGACCAAGGAACTGCACAGCGCCTTCTCCAACCTGGTCACCAACGCGGTGCGCTACACCCCGGCCGGGGGCCGCATCGCGGTGGAGTTCCGCCGCGAAGGCGACGGCGCGGTGCTGGCGGTGCGCGATTCCGGCTACGGCATCCCGGCCACCCACCTGCCGCGCCTGACCGAACGTTTCTACCGTGTGTCCAGCAGCCGCTCGCGCGAGAGCGGCGGCACCGGCCTGGGCCTGTCCATCGTCAAGCACATCCTCGGCCTGCACCACGCACGGCTGGAGATTGAAAGCGAGGTCGGCAAGGGCTCGGTGTTCTCCTGCCATTTCGATGCCGACCACGTGCGCCCGCGCGAGTCCGCCCCCCTGACCTCCATCGAAGAATGA